The sequence below is a genomic window from Rhinopithecus roxellana isolate Shanxi Qingling chromosome 19, ASM756505v1, whole genome shotgun sequence.
CTGTGGAATTTGGTTACCCCCTCCCTCTGTGGTCACCAGAGTTCGAATGAATGGTTGATTGCCTATCCTCTTTGTGTCTTCCCCCTCCCGCCCAGGAGTAAAGCTTTCTTTGGTTagcaatttaaaaggaaataaatcacaGTCCTCGTAACACGGatgtaggtctttttttttttttgtattattttaaaaatagaggcagggtctggctatgttgcccaggctggtctcgtactcctggcctaaagcaatcctcccttaTTTTCTGTTATCTtagtaagtaaaaaataaaatgatcctattgcctcggcctcccaaagtgctggaattgcaggggTAAGCCACCCTGCCGGTCTGAAGATCTTTATAGACTTCCAAGAGCTTGGTTAGAGGTGTAGACCCAGCACTGCTTTTAAGTCTTTACTTAGAATGTCAAGTTCATATTTCAAGTAGGCTAATCTCAAAGAGACTGTAAATTTCTGTAAAGTTAGTCTAACTTTGCTATTGATGTACTTTATGTAAGCTACCAtgatctctactgaaaaataaaatattgaacatTTATGCTGTTAGAAGTCAATATAGTGATTACCTTTTATGGAGTAATGACTGGGAGGAGGCACAAGGAGACTTGATCTgataatcatcttttttttttttttttttgagatggagtctcgctctattgccctgGGCTGGCGTGCAGTgtcccaatctcagctcacttcaacctccacctcccaggttcaagtgattattgtgCCTTAGCtgcctgaatagctgggactgcagctgtgcaccgccatgcctggctaatttttgtgtttttagtagagacagggttttgccccgttggccaggctggtcttgaactcttgacctcaggtgatccgcccaccttggtctcccaaagtgctgggattacaggtatgagccactgcgcccagcctgataaATCGTCTTTTCTTGATTTGGTTACATAGGTGTGTTTGGTTCATGAAAATTTATTGAACTTTATAGTTATGTACGTTTATATCTGTATGTAAACTATACTTAAATAAAAAGTTCTAAGAACTGGTTGAGAGTAAGATGATAGTTACAGCAATAGAACACTGGATACTGGCTGGGcctggtagctcacgcctgtaatcccaggactttggaaggctaaggtgggagaatcacttcttgagcccaggggttcaagattagcctgggaaatacagtgagacctaattttcacaaaaaatacaaaaattagctgggcgaggtggcgaatgcctgtggtcacagctgctctggagactgaggtgggaggattgcttgagatggggaggttgaggttgcagtgagtcgtgattgtgccactgcactccagcctgggtgacagagtgagaccctgtcttaaaacaaaaaactcaaatgaAAACTGGATGCTGTGGTGCCTCCTCAATTCTGCCAAGTTCTCTCTGTTGGCAGTGAAGCTTCCCAATGCTGAATTTCTTTGCCTCTGAAATTTCTTAGGTTATTTACTAGGCTGTCTGCTAGCCATAAGGAACTACTACATTTCCAAGGGATATAGTTGTTTAACCTGCCTTAAAGACTTTGTTTTATATTGCATAAAATAAACAGCTTCTCTGCTTCACAAATTCTCATTTCAGTACAGTTTAGAATGAGGTACAGTTGTATTTGTTGTATCATTGCTTCTgtacttctgtttttttaaaatttaattaattaattaattttttgagacagtcttgctctgtcacccagactagagtgcagtggcgtggtcctGGCTCagtgcaacatctgcctccccaggttcaagcgattcttatgccttagcctcctgagtagctggtatcacaggtgtgcgccaccaggcctggctaacttttgtgttttcagtagaggtggggtttcaccatgttggccaagctggtcttgaacccctgacctcaggtgatctacccgccttggcttcccaaagtgctgggattacaggcatgagctaccgcgcctggtcCTTACCTCTGTACTAAATTGACTAAAGGCTACCACTGTTGTAGGAGTGCTGAGGTTATGTTGTATATTCCACTTGGATGCTGCAGTGGAAAATAGAATTTTCTGGTAAGGCATTGAAAGGTTTAGTTGAGTTTCCCTTTGAAGATAAGACTCACTACTCATTGGCCAAAGTATAcctaaaattgtttaatttttcctGGAAGCCATTTCTAATTGACACTTGTATTTTATGCATGTTGCTTCTATATCTCTGCAAAGAACAATTATTTGACTTGCTTTTCTTGTCATGTTACAGAATTCAGTTACAATgggaaacatttttgaaaagctcATTAAGAGTCtacttgaggctgggtgcggtggctcaagcctgtaatcccagcactttgggaggccaagacaggtggatcacgaggtcaggagatcgagaccatcctggctaacacggtgaaaccccatctctactgaaaaatacaaaaaactagccgggcgaggtggcgggcgcctgtagtcccagctaatcgggaggctgaggcaggagaatgacgtaaacccgggaggcggagcttgtagtgagctgagatccgaccactgcactccagcctgggcgatagagcgggactctgtctcaaaaaaaaaaagaaaaaaaagagtctacTTGGGAAAAAAGAGATGCGGATTCTTATATTGGGTTTGGATACAGCTGGAAAAACCACCATCTTGTATAAATTGAAGCTGGGGGAGACTGTGCCTACCATCCCTACAGTAGGTAAGTTAATGAAAGACCTGCGGCAATTCCAGTTTACAATttagtatgttatatatattttttcttttaggttctttttcaccagagaaatatgttttatttttacatgctTCTTCTGTTACTGaataatcctttttaaaaatcttgtctaCTCCAAGAGATACATTTTTAGAGGCCAAAAACCAGGTTACattatatatccttttttttttttgactcttgtcacccagactagagtgcagtagcacatcTCTGCTTACTatggtctcaacttcctgggctcaagtgatccttccacctccctcctgagtagctggaactacaggcatgcaccagcatgcccagctaatttttgaatttttggtagagatggggtcttgccatattgcctaggctggtctcgaactcctgggctcaagcgatcctcctgccatggtctcccaaagtgctgggattataggcatgagccaccgtgcctgaccaggTTCTCTATCCTTTTCTATGGCTTGCACATTCTTAGGTTCATAAAGGAGATGTGTGAACACAGGTAGAGTAAGCAAATTTAACCCTATCGTGcttggcaaaaaagaaaaagataatgggCCAAACAGGGAGGGTAGTTCTGCCCCCCATTCCTCGCAGCTAGTGTCCCagcagaaggctgaggtgggagctggGAATCTGCTGGTGCCTCCTCAGTCAGCTCTGTTCCAGCTGGCCTTCCTTAGCAGCAGCATCTCATCTCTCTACACCAAGTACACTCCCCATGCTTGGAGATCCGGAGTGTGATTCCTTTTCTTCACTCTGGCTCAAGCCAACTGCTTGAGATGATGTCCAACTAGAGAAATAGACAAGCTGGCTGTATTGCTCTTACTGTGAACCAGCAGTGTGTTttatgcggtggctcaagcctgtaatcccagcactttgggaggccgagatgggcggatcacgaggtcaggagagcgagaccatcctggctaacacggtgaaaccccgtctctactaaaaattcaaaaattagctgggcatgccaCGATCTCTTAtttgttgattgatttttgattttaactttaaatagccacattgctgggcgcagtggctcatgtctataatcccagcactttgggaggctgaggtgggaagatcacttgagaccaggagttcgagaccagcctgaccaacgtgatgaaatcccatatctactaaaagtagaaaaattagtcaggtgtagtggcatgcttctgtaatcccagctactcaggaggctaaggcaggagaatcacttgagcccgggaggcggaggttgcagtgagctgagattgcaccattgcacttcaacctaggttacagagcaagactctgtctcaaaaactaaataaataggccaggcgtggtggctcacgcctgtaatctcagcactttgggaggctgaggccggtggatcacttgaggtcaggagttcgagaccagcttggccaacatggtgaaaccccgcctctacagaaaatacaaaaaaaaaaggggtggggggaggtgtggtggcagccgcctgtaatcccagctacttgggaggctgaggcaggagaatcgcttgaatctgggagacggaggttacagtgagccaagatagcgccatgcactgcagcctgcgcgacaagagtgagactctctcaaaaacaaaacaaaacaaaacaaaaaaaataaatgaataaacaaatagtcACAAATGGCTAGTGACTGTATTGGACAGTGCTGGAGTAGACAGTTGTTCAatgtcatttattgaataatttttccaTGCTGATTTGAAATGCCTTCTTTGTCACATACTAAATTCTCACTGGTATGTGTGTCTTTTTCTGGACAACTACCTTTTTCTGGACAACtacagagttacatttatatttgaACTCTGTTACTTCAAGTGTTACTAGGGCTTggcatatctttaaaaataattcattattcaTTTTCAGAGATTTCCTGGTTGTGCTTACTTGTTTATTTCTCCAGGTTAAATTTTAGGTAATTTTGCTAAgtttcctgcccctgcccctacCATCACTATAGGATTGGAATggcattgtatttatttatttagcaagaATTTAGATTGTTGCAATGTAATGAGTGTCTCTCACTAAAATAAGGCATGActagaattgaggtttggaaggTGAGCAGGCCCAACTGACTGTGGGTCTTGACAGTCATGTTTGGGATTTGGGTGTGGGAAGCTGCCAAAGggacatctttccttttttttttccttccttccttcccctcccttcccttcattctctgtcttcccttctttgctatccttcccttcccttccttccctttcttcccttctttcctttcctttccttcccttccttcccttcattcccttctttcctttccttccctttccttccttcccttctttcccttctttcctttccttccctctcctcccttccctccctctctccctcccttccctcccctccctctccccctcccttccctcccctccctccccttccctcccctcccctccctccctccctttctctctctctttcttttcttttttggatcttattctgtcatccaggctgaagtgcagtggtgtgatctcagctcactgcaacatctgcttccctagctcaagcaattctcctgtctcagcctcccaagaagctgggactacaggcacatgacaccaatgcctggctaatttttgtgttttttctgtagagacagggttttgccatgttgcccaggctggtctcgaactcctgagctcaaagcaatctgcccacctcagcctcccaaagtgctggggttacaggtgtgagccactgtgctcggcctattctttctttttttaatttttaattttattttttggggagattattctttcttttgtaagtttgAAAATATTCCAGTCAAACATAAATGTGTAGAGAAATGACGTGACCACACTACGTGTTTTTAAGCGATTGCTTTGATTAGAAGATGGTGActggatggagagagggagagtgacTGAGGTGAAATTAGTTATATGGTTTCAGGAATTAAGGCTAGAAATGATGGTCTCTTGGGTTAGGGTAACTATTAGCTGTTTAAGAGGTTGAattgataggccgggcgcggtggctcaagcctgtaatcccagcactttgggaggccgagacgggcggatcacgaggtcaggacatcgagaccatcctggcaaacacggtgaaaccccgtctctactaaaaaatacaaaaaactagccgggcgaggtggcgggcgcctgtagtcccagctactcgggaggctgaggcaggagaatggcgtaaacccgggaggcggagcttgcagtgagctgagatccggccactgtactccagcctgggtagcagagcgagactccgtctcaaaaaaaaaaaaaaaaaaaaaaaagaggttgaattgataAGATATGGTAGTAGGGTTCTAGGAGTGAGAGCATCGGATGTTTCCAGGGCACCTCTTAGGCAATCAGCTTGTGGAATGAAGTCAATGAGGGGATAACTAGCAGAGGAGGAGGTTGGGGAGTAGGGACCTTAAATTCCATTTTTGACTGATACCTTGTTTTGGGGCCTTGAAGACATTTGCCAAAGCTGTTAGATTATGAGCCTGAAGCTCAGGAGAGAGGATATAAATCTCAGAGCTAGATTGGAGGATGTAAATCTCAGAGTTAGTACAGAGATAGGAATGAAGTCGTGGCAGTGAGTGAGATTGCATAGGGAGGGGTGCAGAAAGAGGAGAATCGATGGGGCCAGTGAGCCAGGGGGACTCCATCATTGCAGGATCAGTTAAACGTGGCTGAGCTcactaaggagactgaggcagtacgTCCATAGAGAtagaaggaaaagggaagctTGGGAAGAGTGTCAAGGAGGGAGTGAGCAGCAGTGTCAGATAGAAGATCAGATTATGGAAGAGCTGAAAAGGCATGTGTTGGATTTATTGACCTGGTGGTCATTGCTGACCTTAGTGAAAACCAGCTACCCAACATGGTGGAGCAGAGATAAGGTGCTGTTGCGTGAGAGGACCAAAGAAAGCTCAGTGAATATAGCCACACTTCTTTGAGACATTTGACTTTAAAAGAGCAAAtagaccaggcatagtggctcacacccgtaatcccagcactttgggagggtaagatgggcagattgcttgacctgaggaatttgaggccagtctgaacaacatagtgagacccgtctctacaaaaaaaaattatatttagctaggtatggtggctcatgcttatagttctagctacttgggaggctgaggcaggaggattccttgagcacaggagtttgaggctgcagcgagctatgattctacctctgtgctccagcctggccagcacagcaaggccctgtctctttaaaaaaaataaataaataaagagcaaatAGAGGGTGAAgatgtgaaggaaggaaggaagagggtgaaggaaggaagaaagagggtgCAGATGAAGATGTGGGGGTCAAGGAGAGGTTTGTTCTGTTGCTTTTAAAGATGTAAAAGACTTAAGCATGCCAAGGTGAACAGATTGGAGATATTCAGATGTGGGAGAGAATAGGAAGAGTAAAAAGTTCCAGACAGTCTGGGTGGAGTGGATCTGGCTCATAGAGGGAGGGAATTGGTGAAAGAGAGTTATCCTCTTCTGTTGTTccaagagggaggaagaaaagcatGGGTAAAGATGTAGACTGGCTTTTACACTGTATGGTGGAAGTGGAAGTCAGTCCCATCAGTGGCTTCTCTGCTCTGAAGTACACTGTGATAGTCTCCTGCTGAGAGAAAGGGCAGGTGCATGGCTGGAGATTGGGGAGTAGAGAAGGTTTGAGACACCTGTCCTGATGAATGGGAGAGGGGGCCAGCACATTCTCTTTGAAGGCTATAGATCTTTGACTAGCAGGCTGCTTTGTAAATTAAAAGTACTATCCACATGTTGAAATTATTTGGAATTGTTCAACCAGCACAAAtcataattaaacattttcccCCTATTTCATTTAGGTTTCCATTCGGAGAtggtagaatataaaaatatcaccTTCACAGTCTGGGATGTTGGCAGCCACTTCAAAATCAGACCTCTGTGGCAGCATATTTTCCAGAACACAAAAGGTAAAGATTATTCAGTCTATAGCCTCGAtaatatttctgtgaaatgtCTCTAAAGACGGATGCTTGAAGTGATACCTTGTGGTGCTCTGCTCTATTGACACTGTCAGCCATTTCCCCTCTTAGGGTCTCCTTACACTTACTGGGGAGGTttcttttgtgagacagagtcttgccctgttgtccaggctgaagtgcggtggtgtgatctcggctccctgcaacctccgtctcccgggttcaagtgattctcctgcctcagcctcccgagtagctggggttacaggcatgcaccatcatgcctggccaatttttgtatttttagtagagatggggttctgccatgttggtcaggctggtcttgaacttctgatctcaggtgatccgcttgccttggcctcccaaagtgctgggattacaggcatgagtcaccgcgcccagccccccgTCTACTTTAAATCACTACTAGATTCTAATGTCTACTAGCATGTAAATGCTATATAGTTAgattgtattgttttttatttgtattttttttttactgttgcgttactatttttatttatttatttatttatttattttttgagatggagtttcacttttgttgcccaggctggagtgcaatggcatgatctcagctcaccgcagcctccacctcctgggttcaagtgattctcctgccttagcctcctgaggagctgggattacaggcatgcaccaccacgcccggctaattttgtatttttagtagagacagggtttctccatgttgatcaggctggtcttgaactcccgacctcaggtggtccgcccgcctcagcctcccaaagttctaagattacaagtgtgagtcaccgtgcccggcctgcgttattactttgtaatatttttgGTTCAAGGTGGGTTGAACctggatacagagggctgactatAGTTTTTACACCCTGATTTTCATGTAGAATATTAACCATATGGAATCTACAAATTActcattttagaatttatttggAGTCTGTTCGTTTTGAAGGTTCTCCTGCATGTACCTGATAGTAAAGACTTATACATTCGTCAGTCTTTCCC
It includes:
- the LOC104682395 gene encoding ADP-ribosylation factor 2-like isoform X2, with protein sequence MRILILGLDTAGKTTILYKLKLGETVPTIPTVGFHSEMVEYKNITFTVWDVGSHFKIRPLWQHIFQNTKGLIFVVDSNDREQIDEAREVLTYLLEDDELRNAVLLVFTNKQAAVLAGIWASGKAS
- the LOC104682395 gene encoding ADP-ribosylation factor 2-like isoform X3, which codes for MRILILGLDTAGKTTILYKLKLGETVPTIPTVGFHSEMVEYKNITFTVWDVGSHFKIRPLWQHIFQNTKGLIFVVDSNDREQIDEAREVLTYLLEDDELRNAVLLVFTNKQVEDYSLF